The Papaver somniferum cultivar HN1 unplaced genomic scaffold, ASM357369v1 unplaced-scaffold_107, whole genome shotgun sequence genome includes a region encoding these proteins:
- the LOC113328376 gene encoding F-box protein At5g03970-like, with product MLIHIYKQKAFRKLSIAYLGDSHSQLISKFSFEFVPNSNSSESTLYLLGSSNGLILCSKNTTHFVCNPLTEKWIQLPPTPHQFDIEKHETLTGFECDCSALPTRFKVVRITSWQEEVNKFNIQVFSSDLGRWSFYEVFCPVGETLTFPVYGSLRFPPRGADRLPTDAVIIHRNVLYWMGWYGRIVVYNLDEMNCEFRLIELPDRGVCFTRCLGVSNGSIFYARLKRTEETLCVFVLQEGNFHLLHGSIDLHDLFAEMNTKLTANLGIRWADLIKVFGFNPVDSNVVTIGCRNYIWAYNIETRKYDELCHPSSPGNEHSAADFVYLPLLLKPMPTVLPPRSCLALTMHFYIVILRKSYMAQPSGFIYPGMYVNCISPFMDLSKL from the exons ATGCTAATTCACATATATAAACAAAAAGCTTTTAGAAAGTTGTCAATTGCATATCTTGGCGATTCTCATTCTCAGTTAATTTCTaagttttcttttgaatttgtacCAAATTCAAACAGTAGCGAAAGTACATTGTATCTCTTAGGATCAAGTAATGGGTTAATTCTATGCTCTAAAAATACAACTCATTTTGTTTGTAATCCACTTACTGAAAAGTGGATTCAACTTCCTCCTACACCACATCAATTTGATATAGAAAAACATGAAACTCTAACTGGTTTCGAATGCGACTGTTCTGCCTTACCCACAAGATTCAAGGTTGTGCGTATAACATCGTGGCAAGAGGAAGTAAACAAATTTAACATTCAAGTATTTTCTTCTGATTTGGGTAGATGGAGTTTCTATGAGGTTTTCTGCCCTGTTGGTGAGACTTTGACATTCCCTGTATATGGGTCTTTGAGATTCCCTCCACGTGGCGCCGATAGGTTACCCACTGATGCTGTAATTATCCATAGAAATGTGTTGTACTGGATGGGCTGGTATGGTAGAATTGTAGTGTACAATCTGGACGAAATGaattgtgaatttaggttgattgAGCTGCCTGACAGGGGAGTTTGTTTCACTCGGTGTCTTGGGGTATCAAACGGATCCATCTTTTATGCTCGATTAAAAAGAACTGAAGAGACTTTGTGTGTCTTTGTACTCCAGGAGGGGAACTTCCATTTGTTGCATGGCAGTATTGATTTACATGATCTCTTCGCTGAAATGAATACCAAATTAACTGCAAATCTCGGTATTAGATGGGCTGACCTAATTAAAGTTTTTGGCTTCAACCCAGTGGACAGTAATGTTGTTACAATCGGCTGCAGAAACTATATTTGGGCATACAATATTGAAACCAGAAAATATGATGAGCTCTGTCATCCCTCTTCTCCCGGTAACGAACATTCAGCTGCTGATTTTGTCTACTTACCGCTATTGCTTAAGCCAATGCCAACCGTACTTCCACCCCGGTCTTG TCTGGCGTTAACAATGCATTTCTACATTGTGATCTTGAGGAAGAGCTACATGGCTCAGCCTTCTGGCTTTATATATCCTGGTATGTATGTAAATTGCATAAGTCCTTTTATGGACTTAAGCAAGCTCTAA
- the LOC113328391 gene encoding aspartic proteinase nepenthesin-1-like, translated as MSRNYAVSSSINFITTLVYLSILLSLATAVKPRGFSMKMIRSDSKESPLHSRYANLTQAERFRRLVEKSKSRVRHLGSARAAAYNRSSTMNPDVASVPVSLVKDDDTGFYIGEVGIGTFNGQPQTFKSFYLIIDTSTDIIWTQCRGGNHYFYQDSEYYDQGGSNSYHPIPCDQQEEYCVGDFCDEDGFCLYRQGYLTGAQSSGELVKETFTINSNTGDLESVENIIMGCGLDQTDFGQVLDVPEREGDHDWDGPIPAPGTAPIAGYLGLGQGDEGFSLVLQLDNKFEYCLESYDLPGADASHTYLRFGADAIIGGGPEVRRTPLSQDPNLKSPYHLTLRDISVGRVSAGFDEHAFVIRADGFGGTIIDSASPFTTMGFDHFQRVRQLFVDYFHPLGCGFCYSANVWYFCLYGRSKHDMSWYR; from the exons atgagtCGAAATTATGCTGTTTCTTCTTCAATCAATTTTATAACAACATtggtttatctttcaattctactAAGCTTGGCCACTGCTGTTAAACCAAGAGGGTTTAGCATGAAAATGATTCGCAGCGACTCTAAAGAATCACCTCTACATTCAAGGTATGCTAATTTAACACAAGCAGAAAGGTTTCGAAGACTCGTCGAAAAATCCAAATCTCGAGTACGTCACCTTGGATCGGCAAGAGCTGCTGCTTATAATAGAAGCAGCACCATGAATCCCGATGTTGCAAGCGTACCTGTTTCACTCGTGAAAGACGACGACACAGGCTTTTACATTGGTGAGGTAGGTATAGGTACTTTCAATGGTCAACCACAAACTTTCAAGAGTTTTTATTTAATTATCGATACCAGTACCGATATTATATGGACTCAGTGTCGTGGTGGCAATCATTATTTCTATCAAGATTCGGAATATTATGATCAGGGAGGTTCGAATTCGTATCATCCCATCCCTTGTGATCAGCAAGAGGAGTACTGTGTGGGTGATTTTTGCGACGAGGATGGCTTTTGTTTGTACCGACAAGGATACTTGACCGGAGCACAATCATCTGGTGAGCTTGTTAAAGAAACATTCACTATAAACTCAAATACCGGTGACCTTGAAAGTGTTGAAAATATAATCATGGGTTGTGGCCTTGACCAGACGGATTTCGGACAAGTACTAGATGTTCCTGAGCGTGAGGGTGATCATGACTGGGATGGGCCGATACCTGCACCTGGAACTGCTCCTATAGCAGGATATCTCGGTTTAGGACAAGGAGATGAAGGATTTTCTTTGGTACTTCAGTTAGATAATAAATTTGAATACTGCTTGGAGTCGTACGATCTTCCTGGTGCTGATGCATCGCACACGTATTTAAGATTTGGTGCAGACGCAATAATTGGTGGAGGACCTGAAGTACGTAGAACTCCATTGAGTCAAGATCCTAACTTAAAGTCGCCTTACCACTTGACTCTCCGGGATATTAGTGTAGGTCGAGTAAGTGCAGGGTTTGACGAACATGCTTTCGTGATTAGGGCAGATGGATTTGGTGGGACTATCATCGATTCAGCATCTCCATTCACCACTATGGGTTTTGATCATTTTCAAAGAGTTAGGCAATTGTTCGTGGACTACTTCCATCCACTTG GATGCGGATTTTGTTATTCGGCAAATGTCTGGTATTTTTGTCTATATGGGAGATCAAAACATGATATGTCTTGGTATCGTTAG